A stretch of Leptospiraceae bacterium DNA encodes these proteins:
- a CDS encoding PAS domain-containing protein, protein MNERFKELRDQAEMVLKNSNSPNSDTIVNDFHKIIHDLRVYQIELELQNEELRNTQTQLENSKNSYAELYNQSPAGYVTLDQNSIILQANQTFMNMVDKDSSEVFNVSFADFLDNEDRSVFLARFNAFFRSPTEKNMELKLERKGGKTVFIKVTGNLLIEAKPKSKEEVTISKLFLIVMDITSEKEAERQLVESENNYRTLANSGSALIWSSGKNKLYNYFNDVWLKFTGRTLEQENGNGWTQGIHPEDLDRCISIYTNAFEQRESFSMEFRLRRQDGEYRWMLDEARPRFNSQGDFIGYIGYCFDITKRKETELALKERNKELSCLSAVRFQMQENISIDEFCEKILKLITPAMQFPEITYPMIELKGKIYSHGRSDKLLTQYLQSEIKIGKDVIGHLRVYYSDYSPFILPEEQELVDSVANAIQVFIARKKTDQTLLEYNTRLTLGMRVANMAWWEMDLVTGFVSFDKKKAEMLDYPPERFKHYKDFTDLLHPEDYTKAMNAMLEHMNGQLDRYEVEYRILSRSGEYKWFLDIGSIVKWDSFGKPLTVIGLVMNITDRKNAETKLIELNATKDKFFSILAHDLKGPIGSLHSSFDYLASIDDDSTGEQFKRFLPLLKESTESISTLLENLLVWARSQKGDIPYNPSRYNFNNIIRSNMQLFLTTAKRKNVILASKLEKEFYSFFDMDMITTVIRNLINNALKYTRENDTILVSVQELENKLEVSVEDSGIGMRQSTLETLFRIDVRHHSIAGTSGEKGTGLGLILCKEFLDKHNEKIWVTSELGKGSKFTFTLPKATLVANP, encoded by the coding sequence ATGAACGAAAGATTTAAAGAACTACGGGATCAAGCGGAAATGGTTTTAAAAAATAGTAACAGCCCAAATTCAGACACTATTGTAAATGATTTCCATAAAATCATCCATGATCTACGGGTTTATCAGATTGAGTTAGAACTCCAAAATGAAGAACTCAGAAATACTCAAACACAATTGGAAAATTCCAAAAATAGTTATGCAGAGCTTTACAATCAGTCGCCCGCTGGATACGTCACCCTGGATCAAAACAGTATTATCCTCCAAGCAAATCAAACATTTATGAATATGGTTGATAAAGATTCATCGGAAGTTTTCAATGTGAGCTTTGCAGATTTTCTGGATAACGAAGATCGTTCCGTTTTTTTAGCTAGGTTTAATGCTTTTTTTAGAAGTCCGACTGAAAAAAATATGGAATTAAAATTAGAAAGAAAAGGTGGCAAGACTGTTTTTATTAAAGTTACTGGAAATTTATTGATTGAAGCTAAACCTAAATCCAAAGAGGAAGTGACGATTTCAAAATTATTTTTAATCGTTATGGATATCACAAGTGAGAAAGAAGCTGAAAGACAATTAGTCGAAAGCGAAAACAACTATCGCACTCTTGCCAACTCTGGATCAGCACTAATCTGGAGTTCAGGAAAAAATAAACTTTATAATTATTTTAATGATGTATGGCTGAAATTTACGGGCAGAACTTTAGAACAGGAAAATGGAAATGGCTGGACTCAAGGAATTCATCCTGAAGATTTAGATAGATGCATTTCTATTTACACGAATGCATTTGAACAAAGAGAAAGTTTTAGCATGGAATTCAGATTGCGCCGCCAGGATGGAGAATACCGATGGATGCTAGATGAAGCACGTCCTAGATTCAATTCCCAAGGGGATTTCATTGGATATATTGGTTATTGTTTTGATATCACGAAAAGAAAAGAAACAGAGCTTGCGCTAAAAGAAAGAAACAAAGAACTCTCTTGTTTGTCTGCTGTTCGGTTTCAAATGCAAGAAAATATTTCCATAGATGAATTCTGTGAAAAAATTTTGAAACTCATAACACCTGCGATGCAGTTTCCTGAAATTACCTACCCGATGATTGAACTAAAGGGTAAGATTTATTCACACGGTAGATCGGACAAATTGCTAACGCAGTATTTACAATCTGAAATTAAAATAGGTAAGGATGTAATTGGCCACTTGCGGGTGTATTACTCAGATTATAGCCCATTTATTTTACCAGAAGAACAAGAGCTAGTAGATAGTGTAGCCAATGCGATTCAAGTTTTTATTGCAAGAAAAAAAACAGACCAAACTCTTCTGGAATACAATACGAGACTAACACTCGGTATGCGCGTAGCAAACATGGCATGGTGGGAAATGGATCTAGTGACAGGCTTTGTTTCTTTCGATAAAAAGAAAGCGGAAATGCTTGATTATCCCCCAGAAAGATTTAAGCATTATAAAGATTTTACGGACTTGCTACATCCGGAGGATTATACGAAAGCAATGAATGCAATGTTGGAACATATGAATGGGCAATTGGATAGATATGAAGTAGAGTATAGAATTTTATCTAGATCAGGTGAATACAAATGGTTTCTGGATATTGGGTCAATCGTGAAATGGGATTCATTTGGAAAACCGCTAACTGTCATAGGTCTTGTGATGAATATTACAGACAGAAAGAATGCAGAAACGAAACTAATAGAGCTGAACGCGACGAAGGATAAATTCTTTTCGATATTAGCACATGATCTAAAAGGACCGATTGGAAGTTTGCATTCTTCTTTTGATTATTTAGCCAGTATTGATGATGATTCAACGGGTGAACAATTCAAACGGTTTCTTCCCTTGCTTAAGGAATCAACAGAATCAATTTCAACTCTTCTAGAAAACCTACTCGTCTGGGCGCGATCTCAAAAAGGGGATATTCCCTATAATCCATCTAGGTATAATTTCAATAATATAATTCGCTCTAATATGCAATTATTCTTAACTACTGCAAAAAGAAAGAATGTCATTTTAGCAAGTAAATTAGAAAAAGAATTTTATTCCTTTTTTGATATGGATATGATCACCACTGTGATTAGAAATTTAATCAACAACGCATTGAAATATACAAGAGAAAATGACACAATTCTAGTTTCAGTTCAGGAACTTGAAAATAAATTGGAAGTAAGTGTTGAGGATTCAGGAATAGGAATGAGGCAATCAACCCTAGAAACCTTGTTCCGAATCGATGTAAGACATCATAGTATTGCTGGAACGAGTGGAGAGAAAGGCACTGGACTTGGTCTTATTCTTTGCAAAGAATTTTTAGACAAGCACAATGAAAAAATCTGGGTAACCTCTGAGCTTGGTAAAGGAAGCAAATTTACATTTACCCTTCCGAAGGCCACCTTAGTCGCAAATCCATAG